TGGTCACTGGCGGCACCGGCTATATCGGCGGCGAAGTTATCGATCAGCTGCTGGCCAAAGGCTATTCGGTCAACACAACAGTGCGCAATGTTTCCAAGAGCGAACTGCGCTTGCGCGCACGCTGGCCCGACGCGGGCGAACGACTGAAAGTGTTCCAGGCCGATTTGATGAGCGATGATGGCTGGGCCGAGGCCAATGCAGGCTGCACGGCAGTCGCCCATGTTGCATCGCCGTTTCCTCTGGGCATTCCCAAGAACAAGGATGAACTCGTCATCCCCGCGACCCAGGGCACATTGCGGGCCCTGAAGTTCGCGCATGGAGCCGGGATTGAGCGCTTCGTGCAGACCAGTTCGGCTGCAGCGATAGCTTATGGCCACCCGGACAAGGATCATTTCGACCATACCGACTGGACCAATCTGAGCGCCGGTGTGCCGCCCTATATCGAGAGCAAGACAGTGGCGGAGCGGGCCGCCCGCGACTGGGTGGCGGACAACGCGCCGAGCATGGTGTTTTGCTCGGTCAATCCGGTCGCCGTGTTTGGCCCGGTGGAAAATGATGATCTGTCGACCTCGATCGAAATGGTCAAACAGATGTGCGACGGATCCATTCCCGCTTTGCCGAATATGGGTATCTCCGTATGCGATGTGCGCGACGTGGCCGAGGCGCATGTACGCGCAATAGAGGCACCTGCTGATACAGTGTGCGAAGAGCGTTTTCCGACTGCAACCAAGTTCATGTGGATGAGCGAGATGGGCGAAGTTCTGCGCAGTCGTGCGCCGGAGCTTTCGGGCAAGGTGGCAACCCGCAAAATGCCCGACATTATCGTCAAGATGCTTGCTCCCTTTGTGCCAGCGATGAAGCAGGTGAAGGGCGAGTTGAACAATATTCGCGATGTCTCCGGCAAGCATACCGAGGAGGTGCTCGGCTTCACCTTCATCGAGCCAGAGCAAACCCTGGAAGACACGCTGCGTAGTCTGGTCGAGAGAGGCATTGTGAAAGTCTGATGGACGTATCCGGAAAAACGATCCTCCTTACCGGAGGCACAGCAGGCATCGGACGTGAGCTGGCGCAGCAACTTCAAGTGTTGGGCGCAACGGTTGTGCTGACCGGGCGCAATGCGGAACGCTTGACCGCCATGCAGACGCTGGGATTCGAGACGCTCGACGCAGACCTTTCCAACGCCGCGGGCGTCGATGCGTTGTTGGCGGCATGGGGTGATCGCCCGCTTGATATCCTTATCAACAATGCGGGGCAGCTGGTCGACCATGACTTTCGCAAGGGTTCCCCGAATGCGGATGCGGCGGATGACGCTATCTACGCCAATCTCAATGCACCTATTCGCCTGACGACTGGCCTTATGGCGCATCTCAAGGCGCGGCCCCAAGCGGCCATCGTGAACGTCACCAGCGGGTTAGCGATTGCACCGGCGGCGCGGCAGCCGGTCTATTGCGCGACCAAATCAGGCCTGCGGTTCTATACACTCGGCCTGCGCGAACAGCTCAAGGACACCGATATCCGCGTGATCGAGGCGCTGCCGCCGGTGGTCGATACCCAGATGAATGATGGCAATCCGATGAAGAAGATGCCGGCGGAAGAATGCGCCCGACAAATCGTGGTGGCAATCCTGCGCGACAAGGACGAGGCCAATATCGGCATGACCAAGGCGCTGCGTTTTGCAGAATCGATTTCGCCCGCACTCGCCAGAAGTGTGACGCTGCGTTTTTGACAGATTGACGCTGCGGCGCAGCTGCGGCAACGCTTCCGGCAAGATCACAAACAGGGATGCCAATGTCAGCCAATATCGCCGAGATGGAACGACGCCGTGAAGCTGCCCGGATGGGTGGCGGGCAAAAGCGGATCGACGCCCAACATGCAAAGGGCAAACTGACCGCGCGCGAGCGGCTCGACGTGCTGCTGGACGAGGGCAGCTTCGAAGAAGTCGACATGTATGTCGAGCATGACTGCGTCGATTTCGGCATGGCCGAGCAGAAGATTCCCGGCGATGGTGTTGTATGCGGCAGCGGCACGATCAACGGCCGTCTGGTCTATGTCTATTCGCAGGATTTCACTGTCTTCGGCGGCAGCTTGTCCAAACGTCATGCAGAGAAGATCTGCAAGGTGATGGAAACCGCCATGAAGAATGGTGCACCTGTGATCGGCCTGAATGACAGTGGCGGCGCGCGTATCCAGGAAGGCGTCGCCTCGCTTGGTGGCTATGCCGACGTGTTCCAGCGCAATGTTCTGGCCAGCGGCGTTGTCCCGCAGATCAGCCTGATCATGGGGCCGTGTGCGGGCGGTGCGGTGTACTCGCCTGCGATGACCGACTTCATCTTCATGGTGAAGGACAGCTCCTACATGTTCGTGACCGGGCCCGACGTGGTCAAAACGGTCACCAACGAGGAAGTGACGCAGGAAGAACTGGGCGGGGCAGTGACGCACACCACCAAGACCAGCGTCGCCGATATCGCTTTCGAGAATGATATCGAGGCGCTGCTCGCGACCCGTAATTTCTTCGATTACCTGCCCTTGAGCAATCGCGAGGAAGTACCCGAGCGCCCGACTGCCGATCCGTTTGACCGCATGGAAATGAGCCTCGATACGCTCATTCCGGACAATGCGAACCAGCCTTACGACATGCACGAAGTCATCCGTAAGACTCTGGACGAGGGCGATTTCTTCGAAGTGCAGCCCGCCCATGCGGGTAATATCCTGTGCGGCTTCGGCCGGATCGAAGGGCGCACGGTGGGTGTGGTCGCCAACCAGCCGATGGTGCTGGCGGGCGTGCTGGATATCAACGCCTCCAAGAAAGCGGCGCGCTTCGTGCGTTTTTGTGATGCGTTTGAAATTCCGATCCTGACCTTCGTCGATGTGCTCGGTTTCCTGCCCGGCACCGCGCAGGAGCATAACGGGATCATCAAACACGGCGCGAAGCTGCTGTTTGCCTATGCCGAGGCAACCGTGCCCAAGATCACCGTCATCACGCGCAAGGCCTATGGCGGCGCGTATGACGTCATGGCTTCAAAGCATTTGCGCGGCGATTTGAACTACGCATGGCCGACCGCCGAAATCGCGGTGATGGGGGCCAAGGGAGCGGTGGAAATCATCTTCCGCAAAGACATCGGTGATCCGGACAAGATCGCCGAACGCACCAAGGAATACGAAGACCGCTTCGCCAACCCCTTTGTGGCAGCCCAGCGCGGCTATATCGACGAAGTGATCCACCCGCACTCCACACGGCGGAGGATTGCACTGGGGCTCAGGAAGCTGCGCAACAAGCAGCTCGAAAACCCTTGGAAGAAGCATGACAATATTCCGCTCTGACGCCAACTCACTGCTTCAGACTTTTCAGGCCCTCCTTTGGAAGGAATGGGATCCAATTGGCGTGAATGATGGCGACGGTGATTGGCCCGACGATGAGTACGACAACTACGCTACGCAGCTTTTGACCCTTGTCCAAACGGGCAAGTCAAAAGTAGAGATTGAAGCTTATCTGACGACCGTCGAGACAGAGTATATGGGGCTGGGGCCATCAGGACGATCAGGTCCAGTTGCTGAGCGCGCAATTCAAATTTTCGGAGAGAGAAAATGAAACTGGGCCGTCTCAATCATATCGGCGTAGCAACGCCTTCGATCGCGGACTCCATCGCGCATTATCGTGATGTGATGGGGGCGAGCGATATCACGGAACCGTTCGACTTGCCCGAGCAGGGGGTGAAGGTCTGCTTCGTCAATACGCCCACGCATTCCGGGATGGACGGGACGCAGATCGAGCTGATCGAGCCGTATGACGAAAGCTCGCCGATCAATGGCTTTCTCGCCAAGAACCCGGCGGGCGGGCAGCATCATGTCTGTTTCGAAGTGCCCGATATCGCCGAAGCGCGGGCGGAGTTCGAGGGGATGGGCAAGCGCGTCCTTGGACCCACCCGCATCGGTGCGCATGGCACGCCTATCTTTTTCGTCCATCCCAAGGATATGCAGGGCATGCTTACGGAGATCATGGAAACGTCCAAGGGCGACCATTGATCGGCACGCACAGCACCGCGCGACGCCCCGCGTCGTAGCGGACTTGCTACCGGCATCCATCCGCGCCAGTGTTGGTCGGCGAAACGAAACTGATACACGAGCTTGGGAGAGCCCTTTGTCTTACGAAACGATCATCGTCGAGAATGACGGTCCGCTGAAAACCATTACGCTGAACCGGCCCGACCGGCTTAACGCCATGCCGCCGCAAATGGCGGACGAGATTGGCGACGCGTTTTATGATCTTGGCGATGCGCGCGCAGTGCTGATTACCGGCGCGGGTAAGGGGTTTTGCTCAGGCGCCGATCTTGCGGCACGCGGTGAGGGGAGTGCCACCCAATCGAAGGGCGGTAGCCACAAGGCGTTGCAGAATCACTATAACCCTGCGGTCAGCCAGGTGCTGCGCGCACCGGTGCCGGTCATATGCGCGGTCAATGGACCGGCAGCAGGTGTAGGCTGTTCGCTGGCGCTCGCAGCAGATTTCACGATCGCGGCCAAGAAGGCTTACTTCCTTCAGGCCTTCGTCAATATTGGTCTGGTCCCTGACGGTGGTTCCACTTGGTTGCTGGCGCGTGCCATCGGCAGGGCCCGCGCGACCCGCATGATGATGCTGGGTGAGAAAATCGGCGCCGAACAGGCCGAGGAATGGGGCCTGATCTACAAAGCCGTCGAGAATGAAGCGTTGATGGACGAGGCGCGCGCTCTGGCGGAAAAACTGGCCAACGGCCCGACACTGGCGCTGCGCACTATGAAGCAGAACATCGCGCTCGCCACCGATGGCAGCTTGCAGCAAGTGTTTGTGGCCGAGGCGGAAGGCCAGCGTTTGGCCGGCGCCAGCGCCGATGCGATGGAGGGCGGCATTGCCTTCCTGCAAAAACGCAAAGCCGAGTTCAAAGGCCAGTAGTGCTGTTCTACGACAGTCCGAACCCGGCGCCCAATCCGCGCCGGGTTCGCATTTTCGCAGCCGAGAAGGGCATCGAACTTCCAAGCAAGGAAGTATCGATCATAGCGCGCGAGCAGAAGTCGGACGCCTATCTGAAGATCAATCCGCGCGGGCAAACGCCATCGCTGGAAACCGATGATGGTGCGGTGATAACCGAAAGCGTCGCCATTTGCCGCTATCTCGAGGCGCTGCATCCCGATCCGCCGCTGTTCGGCACAACGGCGCTGGAGATCGCCCAGATCGATATGTGGTGCCGCCGGGTGGAAATGGTGCTGATGGCTCCGGTGGGCGCAGTGTGGGTGCATACGCATCCCTACACCGCAAAAATCCCGGGCCGGATGGTGGAATATGGCGAAGCCAATCGTCCGCGCGTGGAGGAAGCTTTCCGCTTCTTCGATACATCTTTGAAAGACAGCGAGTTTCTGGCCGGCGACCAATTCTCCATGGCCGACATCCTGTTGCTGACAACCATGGATTTTGCCGCATTCGTGGGTTGCGGTGCGCCGCAAGATTGTGCAGCGCTTGCGGCGTGGCATGAAACTGTAAGCGCGAGGCCCAGCGCCAGCGCCTGAAGGATCGAAAATGACCGAGAAGCCGACCGTTTCGGATTGGGAAGCCCTTGCCGACAAAGAGAGCAAGGGGCGCGATCTCAACTGGCAAACGCCCGAAGGCTTCACGATCAAGCCGCTCTATACTGGCGAGGACACAGCCGATATAGATCCGGGCCTGCCGGGCTTCGCGCCGTTTACGCGCGGGGTTAAGGCCAGCATGTATGCCGGGCGCCCATGGACGATCCGGCAATATGCGGGTTTCTCCACGGCTGAGGAATCGAACGCGTTTTACCGCCGCAATCTGGCGGCAGGGCAAAAAGGCCTTTCGGTAGCGTTCGATTTGGCCACCCACCGCGGCTATGACAGTGATCACCAGCGCGTGGTCGGTGATGTCGGCAAGGCGGGCGTGGCGATTGATACAGTGGCGGACATGGAAATCCTGTTCGACCAGATCCCGCTCGACACGATGAGCGTTTCCATGACCATGAATGGTGCGGTGATCCCGATCCTGGCGTTCTATATCGTCGCGGGCGAACGGCAGGGCGTGAGTACGGAGAAGCTTTCCGGCACCATCCAGAACGACATTCTCAAAGAATTTATGGTCCGCAACACGTACATCTATCCGCCCGAACCCAGTATGCGGATCGTGAGCGATATTATCGCCTACACATCTGCCAACATGCCGAAATTCAATAGCATTTCGATCAGTGGCTATCACATGCACGAGGCCGGTGCGACGGCTGTGCAGGAGCTGGCCTTCACCATTGCTGACGGCAAGGAATATGCCCAGCGCGCCATGGCAACCGGGCTCGATATCGATGCCTTCGCAGGGCGGCTTTCCTTCTTCTTCGGCATCGGCATGAACTTCTTCATGGAGATTGCCAAACTGCGCGCTGCACGCACGCTGTGGTACCGCGTGATGGACGGGCTGGGCGCGCAGAGCGAGCGTTCCAAGATGCTGCGCACGCATTGCCAGACGTCGGGCGTCTCGCTGCAGGAGCAGGACCCGTACAACAATGTGATCCGTACGACGGTGGAGGCCATGGCCGCGACGTTGGGCGGCACCCAATCACTCCACACCAATGCACTTGACGAGGCGATTGCGCTGCCGACCGACTTCAGTGCTCGCATCGCACGCAACACGCAGCTGGTGTTGCAGGAAGAAAGCGGCATCAACAATGTCGTCGATCCGCTGGGCGGTAGCTATTATATCGAGGCGCTGACCAAACAATTGGTCGACGATGCCGAAAGGATGCTGGCCGAGATCGAAGCGGCCGGAGGGATGACCGCGTATGTCGCCACAGGCAAACCCAAGGCTCAGATCGAGACCGCCGCCGCTCAAAAACAGACCGGGATCGACAAGGGCGAAACCGTGATCGTGGGCGTGAACAAATATCGTCTCGCTGAAGAGCAGCAAATCGAGACGCTGGACATTGACAATCATGCTGTCCGTAACGGCCAGATCGCGCGGTTGAAGAACGTGCGCGCGGGCCGGGACGAGGCGGCTTGCCAGGCAGCGCTGAAAGCTCTGACCGAAGGATCTACAGGGGATGGCAACGTGCTGGCTCTGGCTGTCGATGCCGCACGCCACGATGCGACGCTGGGCGAAATCTCGATGGCGATGGAAAAGGTGTTCGGTCGCCACGATGCCACGCCCAAGCCGGTACAAGGTGTCTACAAGACCGCTTACGAGTTCGATCGCCGTTGGCAGCAGGTGCTTGACGGTGTGGATGCAGTGGAACGTCGCCTTGGCCGCAAGCCCAAGATCATGGTCGCGAAGATGGGCCAGGACGGCCACGATCGCGGGGCCAACGTCATTGCCAGTGCCTTCACCGATATGGGCTTCGAAGTGGTCTCCGGCCCGCTGTTCCAGACCCCGCAAGAGGCGATGGACATGGCGCTGGAAAACGAAGTCGATGCTATCGGCGCAAGCTCACTCGCAGCCGGGCACAAGACCCTGATCCCCGAACTTATCAATTTGCTCAAAGAGGCTGGTCGCAGCGATATCAAGGTCGTCGTCGGCGGCGTGATCCCGCCGCAGGACTATGACTTCCTGCGCGAGGCCGGGGTACAGGGCATCTATGGCCCGGGCTCCAATGTGGTTGAATGCGGCGCGGACATGCTGCGCCTGCTGGGCCACAATATGCCACCCTCAGGCGATGAGCTTGAGGCGGCAGAGTAGAAACTTAGCTATGCCAATCTATCGATATGTGAGAGACGAAGTTTGACCCAAATCCGTACCGACTGGGCCCGCGAGGAAATTGCGGAGCTCTTCAACCTTCCTTTCACCGAGCTGCTTTTTCAGGCGGCAACCGTGCACCGGGAAGTGCATCCGCCGGAGGAAGTGCAGCTTTGTACGCTGCTCAGCATCAAGACTGGCGGTTGCCCGGAAGATTGCGGCTATTGCAGCCAGTCGGTCCATGCCGATAGCGGGGTCGAGGCGACCAAATTGATGGATGTGCAGGCGGTGCTGCAGCGCGCAGCGCAGGCCAAGGATGCGGGCAGCCAGCGTTTCTGCATGGGTGCCGCATGGCGCAACCCGAAGGATCGCGACATGCCCGCCATTGTCGAGATTGTGAAGGGCGTACGCGGCATGGGTCTGGAAACCTGCATGACGCTGGGCATGTTGACGCCGAAACAGGCTGAAATGCTGTCCGAAGCGGGTCTCGATTACTACAACCACAATGTCGATACCGGCCCTGAGTATTACGAGCGGGTGATCACCACGCGCAATTACCAGGAACGGCTCGATACGCTGCAAAATGTGCGCGATTCCGGGATCAATGTGTGCAGCGGCGGGATCGTTGGGATGGGCGAAACGCGCGACGATCGTGTCGGCTTCGTTCACACGCTTGCGACGTTGGAGCAGCATCCCGAGAGCGTGCCGGTCAATGCGCTGGTGCCAGTGAAGGGTACAGTACTGGGCGATATGCTGGCCGACACGCCACTAGCCAAAATCGACGATATTGAGTTTGTCCGTACGGTCGCGGTGGCGCGGATCACTATGCCCAAAAGCATGGTGCGGCTGTCTGCCGGCCGCGAGAGCATGAGCGAGGCAACCCAGGCGCTGTGCTTCATGGCCGGCGCGAATTCGATCTTCACGGGCGACAAACTACTGACGGCGGCCAATGCGGGCGATGAAAGCGATGCGGCCTTATTCGCCAAGCTCGGCCTGAAACCCCTTCAGGGCGATGAGCCGATGCGGGCGGAGAAGGTTGCGGTCCCGGCCGAGTGACAGGGCGGCTCTTCGTTCTGACCATTAGCCTGGTTGCGGGGCTTGCAGCGATAGGATTCGGATTAGGCTGGTGGCATGCTGTCCCTCGCGAATCCTGCTATTGGGGCGCCGAATTTTGCAGCGACTATGGGCCGTTTTATCTGACCTTTGCCCTTCTGGGGGCCGTTATCGCTTTGGGCGGAATGATCGTTGCATTCAGGAAGCGTGAGCCGTGAGTGCGCTGGGCTTTTCGGTCGCTGAACTCCTCCCGCATGCGCGGATGGGGGAGAAGCTGAAGATTGGTCTAAAGGCGCTTTCCAACGACGAATGGCTCCAGCCAAATCCCGATCTTGCGGCACGGCATGCAGCCTTCAAGGCGCGCGACGAATCAATACAGCTGACCGAGGAAGCCCATGCATCGGGCGCGGAGCTTGCTGCCATGCTTGGGCTGTCAGGCGGTCTCGCCCAAGCAGCACATGCGCACCACGAAGACATGTGCCTCCTGACGCGCCGGGACGATGAAGAATTCTACCGTTTGATTGGGGCGGCGGTGGCTTACCCCACCGATTGGCGTGTGGAAGACAAGATGCGCCTGCCACTGGCTGCCCTGCACGCGCCGATACAGGGGTATGCCGAACAATTGGCCACCGGTGTCGACCGGTTCATGGCCAAGCTCAAGCCAGGGCCGATTTACGGGCGCAGCAACTGGTTCATCGCACCAACCGATAATTTGTGCTGGATCGCCGATGGCACGCCGGAACAGACATTCGCGCATGTCACGCCCGAGAACGCGGGAGAGACGTTATTCGTCCGGTCAGAACGGCAGACCCTCAGGCGCTTGCCCAAAACAGGCAGTATTCTTTTCACGATCGGGGTCTATGTCGAGCCACTGGGCCAGCTGGACGTGGGCCAGATAGCGTGGCTTGCGCAGGCCATGGAAGGATTATTGCAAGGCGAGGGTGACCGCCGCGGCGCACCCCATTATGCCCGGGCCCTGAAGAGCTATTACGAGAGGATCAGCGCATGACCGATTTTCGCCCGGAGACCCTGTCAGTCCACGCCGGAACGGCACCTGACCCGACCACCAATGCGCGGATCACGCCAATCTACCAGACCGCATCCTATGTGTTCGATGACGTTGATCACGCTGCCCGTCTGTTTAACCTGGAGGAATTCGGGAACATCTACACCCGGATCATGAACCCCACCAATGCGGCGCTAGAGGGCAAAATTGCCGAGCTTGAGGGCGGAGCGGGAGCACTAGCGGTGGCATCAGGCCATTCGGCTCAATTGACGGTGTTCCACACCCTGATGGAACCGGGCTGCGAGATTGTTGCGGCCAAAAAGCTCTATGGCGGATCGCTCAACCAGCTTGGGCAGAGCTTCAAGAAAATGGGATGGCATACCAATTTCGTCGACGCCGATGATCCGGCCAATGTGGCCGCCGCGATTACCGACAAGACGCGTGCAGTATTCATCGAAAGCCTCGCCAATCCGGGCGGTGTGGTCCAGGATATCGCAGCGATTGCAAAGGTGGCGCACGATGCTGGCATCCCGCTGGTCGTCGACAACACGATGGCGACCCCTGCGCTATGCCGGCCGTTTGAACATGGGGCGGACATCATCGTCCACTCGGCCACGAAATTCCTGAATGGTCATGGCAATGCTGTTGGCGGCCTGATTGTCGATAGCGGCAAGTTCGACTGGAACGCGTCAGGCAAATTTCCGACTTTGACCGAGCCCAATGATTCTTATCACGGGGCAGTCTTTACCGAGGCAGTGGGACCGATTGCCTTTATCATTGCGTGCAGAGTGCTGGCCTTGCGTGATCTTGGCCCGGCACTTGCGCCGATGAACGCCTTCCTTGCTCTCACAGGCATGGAAACTCTGCACCTTCGTATGGAGCGGCATTGCAGCAATGCCACTGCGCTGGCGAAATGGTTACAAGAACAGCCGCAAATTGCGTGGGTTTCCTATGCCGGCTTGCGCGACAGCCCGTATCACGAACTGACGCACACATATCTTGGTGGCCGGGCTGGAGCCGTGTTCACCTTTGGCCTCAAGAATGGCTACGATGCCGGGGTCAAACTGGTTTCGAATGTAAAATTGTTCAGCCATCTCGCCAATATCGGCGATACGCGATCTTTGATCATCCATCCTGCATCGACAACACACAGCCAGCTTGACGAAGCGGCCCTGGTCGAGGCAGGCGCTGGGCCAGATGTTGTCCGCGTGTCGGTCGGCATCGAGCATATTGATGATATCAAGGCCGATCTGGCGCAGGCGCTCGCGGCGCTCTGATTTCTGGGGGAACCATGTTCAAGAAGATCCTGATTGCCAATCGCGGTGAAATTGCCTGCCGTGTGATCAAGACTGCGCGCCGGATGGGAATTGCGACTGTTGCTGTTTATTCCGACGCCGATGCCCGCGCGCCCTTCGTCCGGATGGCAGATGAAGCGGTGCATATCGGCCCCGCACCTGCGGCGGAAAGCTATCTGATTGCCGACAAGATCATCGATGCGTGCAAACAAACCGGGGCTGAGGCTGTTCACCCTGGCTATGGCTTCTTGTCAGAGCGGACCAGCTTCGCCGAGGCGTTGGCCAAAGAAGGGATC
This is a stretch of genomic DNA from Parerythrobacter jejuensis. It encodes these proteins:
- a CDS encoding NAD-dependent epimerase/dehydratase family protein, giving the protein MTGTILVTGGTGYIGGEVIDQLLAKGYSVNTTVRNVSKSELRLRARWPDAGERLKVFQADLMSDDGWAEANAGCTAVAHVASPFPLGIPKNKDELVIPATQGTLRALKFAHGAGIERFVQTSSAAAIAYGHPDKDHFDHTDWTNLSAGVPPYIESKTVAERAARDWVADNAPSMVFCSVNPVAVFGPVENDDLSTSIEMVKQMCDGSIPALPNMGISVCDVRDVAEAHVRAIEAPADTVCEERFPTATKFMWMSEMGEVLRSRAPELSGKVATRKMPDIIVKMLAPFVPAMKQVKGELNNIRDVSGKHTEEVLGFTFIEPEQTLEDTLRSLVERGIVKV
- a CDS encoding SDR family oxidoreductase yields the protein MDVSGKTILLTGGTAGIGRELAQQLQVLGATVVLTGRNAERLTAMQTLGFETLDADLSNAAGVDALLAAWGDRPLDILINNAGQLVDHDFRKGSPNADAADDAIYANLNAPIRLTTGLMAHLKARPQAAIVNVTSGLAIAPAARQPVYCATKSGLRFYTLGLREQLKDTDIRVIEALPPVVDTQMNDGNPMKKMPAEECARQIVVAILRDKDEANIGMTKALRFAESISPALARSVTLRF
- a CDS encoding acyl-CoA carboxylase subunit beta — encoded protein: MSANIAEMERRREAARMGGGQKRIDAQHAKGKLTARERLDVLLDEGSFEEVDMYVEHDCVDFGMAEQKIPGDGVVCGSGTINGRLVYVYSQDFTVFGGSLSKRHAEKICKVMETAMKNGAPVIGLNDSGGARIQEGVASLGGYADVFQRNVLASGVVPQISLIMGPCAGGAVYSPAMTDFIFMVKDSSYMFVTGPDVVKTVTNEEVTQEELGGAVTHTTKTSVADIAFENDIEALLATRNFFDYLPLSNREEVPERPTADPFDRMEMSLDTLIPDNANQPYDMHEVIRKTLDEGDFFEVQPAHAGNILCGFGRIEGRTVGVVANQPMVLAGVLDINASKKAARFVRFCDAFEIPILTFVDVLGFLPGTAQEHNGIIKHGAKLLFAYAEATVPKITVITRKAYGGAYDVMASKHLRGDLNYAWPTAEIAVMGAKGAVEIIFRKDIGDPDKIAERTKEYEDRFANPFVAAQRGYIDEVIHPHSTRRRIALGLRKLRNKQLENPWKKHDNIPL
- the mce gene encoding methylmalonyl-CoA epimerase yields the protein MKLGRLNHIGVATPSIADSIAHYRDVMGASDITEPFDLPEQGVKVCFVNTPTHSGMDGTQIELIEPYDESSPINGFLAKNPAGGQHHVCFEVPDIAEARAEFEGMGKRVLGPTRIGAHGTPIFFVHPKDMQGMLTEIMETSKGDH
- a CDS encoding enoyl-CoA hydratase-related protein; translated protein: MSYETIIVENDGPLKTITLNRPDRLNAMPPQMADEIGDAFYDLGDARAVLITGAGKGFCSGADLAARGEGSATQSKGGSHKALQNHYNPAVSQVLRAPVPVICAVNGPAAGVGCSLALAADFTIAAKKAYFLQAFVNIGLVPDGGSTWLLARAIGRARATRMMMLGEKIGAEQAEEWGLIYKAVENEALMDEARALAEKLANGPTLALRTMKQNIALATDGSLQQVFVAEAEGQRLAGASADAMEGGIAFLQKRKAEFKGQ
- a CDS encoding glutathione S-transferase family protein, which produces MLFYDSPNPAPNPRRVRIFAAEKGIELPSKEVSIIAREQKSDAYLKINPRGQTPSLETDDGAVITESVAICRYLEALHPDPPLFGTTALEIAQIDMWCRRVEMVLMAPVGAVWVHTHPYTAKIPGRMVEYGEANRPRVEEAFRFFDTSLKDSEFLAGDQFSMADILLLTTMDFAAFVGCGAPQDCAALAAWHETVSARPSASA
- the scpA gene encoding methylmalonyl-CoA mutase produces the protein MTEKPTVSDWEALADKESKGRDLNWQTPEGFTIKPLYTGEDTADIDPGLPGFAPFTRGVKASMYAGRPWTIRQYAGFSTAEESNAFYRRNLAAGQKGLSVAFDLATHRGYDSDHQRVVGDVGKAGVAIDTVADMEILFDQIPLDTMSVSMTMNGAVIPILAFYIVAGERQGVSTEKLSGTIQNDILKEFMVRNTYIYPPEPSMRIVSDIIAYTSANMPKFNSISISGYHMHEAGATAVQELAFTIADGKEYAQRAMATGLDIDAFAGRLSFFFGIGMNFFMEIAKLRAARTLWYRVMDGLGAQSERSKMLRTHCQTSGVSLQEQDPYNNVIRTTVEAMAATLGGTQSLHTNALDEAIALPTDFSARIARNTQLVLQEESGINNVVDPLGGSYYIEALTKQLVDDAERMLAEIEAAGGMTAYVATGKPKAQIETAAAQKQTGIDKGETVIVGVNKYRLAEEQQIETLDIDNHAVRNGQIARLKNVRAGRDEAACQAALKALTEGSTGDGNVLALAVDAARHDATLGEISMAMEKVFGRHDATPKPVQGVYKTAYEFDRRWQQVLDGVDAVERRLGRKPKIMVAKMGQDGHDRGANVIASAFTDMGFEVVSGPLFQTPQEAMDMALENEVDAIGASSLAAGHKTLIPELINLLKEAGRSDIKVVVGGVIPPQDYDFLREAGVQGIYGPGSNVVECGADMLRLLGHNMPPSGDELEAAE
- the bioB gene encoding biotin synthase BioB gives rise to the protein MTQIRTDWAREEIAELFNLPFTELLFQAATVHREVHPPEEVQLCTLLSIKTGGCPEDCGYCSQSVHADSGVEATKLMDVQAVLQRAAQAKDAGSQRFCMGAAWRNPKDRDMPAIVEIVKGVRGMGLETCMTLGMLTPKQAEMLSEAGLDYYNHNVDTGPEYYERVITTRNYQERLDTLQNVRDSGINVCSGGIVGMGETRDDRVGFVHTLATLEQHPESVPVNALVPVKGTVLGDMLADTPLAKIDDIEFVRTVAVARITMPKSMVRLSAGRESMSEATQALCFMAGANSIFTGDKLLTAANAGDESDAALFAKLGLKPLQGDEPMRAEKVAVPAE
- a CDS encoding DUF3445 domain-containing protein produces the protein MSALGFSVAELLPHARMGEKLKIGLKALSNDEWLQPNPDLAARHAAFKARDESIQLTEEAHASGAELAAMLGLSGGLAQAAHAHHEDMCLLTRRDDEEFYRLIGAAVAYPTDWRVEDKMRLPLAALHAPIQGYAEQLATGVDRFMAKLKPGPIYGRSNWFIAPTDNLCWIADGTPEQTFAHVTPENAGETLFVRSERQTLRRLPKTGSILFTIGVYVEPLGQLDVGQIAWLAQAMEGLLQGEGDRRGAPHYARALKSYYERISA
- a CDS encoding O-acetylhomoserine aminocarboxypropyltransferase, encoding MTDFRPETLSVHAGTAPDPTTNARITPIYQTASYVFDDVDHAARLFNLEEFGNIYTRIMNPTNAALEGKIAELEGGAGALAVASGHSAQLTVFHTLMEPGCEIVAAKKLYGGSLNQLGQSFKKMGWHTNFVDADDPANVAAAITDKTRAVFIESLANPGGVVQDIAAIAKVAHDAGIPLVVDNTMATPALCRPFEHGADIIVHSATKFLNGHGNAVGGLIVDSGKFDWNASGKFPTLTEPNDSYHGAVFTEAVGPIAFIIACRVLALRDLGPALAPMNAFLALTGMETLHLRMERHCSNATALAKWLQEQPQIAWVSYAGLRDSPYHELTHTYLGGRAGAVFTFGLKNGYDAGVKLVSNVKLFSHLANIGDTRSLIIHPASTTHSQLDEAALVEAGAGPDVVRVSVGIEHIDDIKADLAQALAAL